ATTTGACCACGGGAGAAGAGGAACATGATGATCTGTCTAGTATCTACTCTGGTAGTTCGAATAATTTGTTTCCCGTGGATTCGCATGGGTTCAAGCATGCCACGGGGCTGgaagatattgatttaCTGATGATGGGTATCAAGGACAGTGTGGGAAATGAGTTTGAAAATACAGCTTTATTTGATGTTCCAGTTGGTACACAACACACACATATCAACGAAGGGTTGGCCAGCAGTGGAAATACAACACCATTTACACCTACTATAGGGCTTAACGATTTTATTGATTCTTCAATTCCGCAAGAAATTAATCATATACTGGATGACGGCTTAACTTCGCCTGCTGGGCTTAGTGTGCCAATAATCAACATAGAAGGTAATAATGAACCATCCTTGGGTTTCAATGACAACCCTGCTTCTTTTCAAAGCTCAAacacaaatatatataatgttaCTCCTCAGATTAATTCGAATAAACTAGTTGTTACAGTAGATGATGGAAAGAGTTCGTTATTGACGGACATGAGCAATGATTTAGATAAAGTCCATAACGAAATGAGACAAGGAAGACAACTCAAAGGGAGGCGTTCGATATCCCGACGCTCGTCTAGGACCAGAAGTATATCTCCGGAGTCAAAAGCAAGATCGCTGAGTGCTAATAGAGATAAACTGCTGGAAATGGCAGATTTGTTGCCGGATTCGCCACCGGTTTTGAACTCACAATCAAAAAACACAATGCTTTCTTTCAATGCTAATGTTAAGCAAGAGTTCCCAAGCGATTTAAACACACAAGGAAAATTAGAATCAGCAGAAAATTCGTTCTTAAGTGCAGAACCAAAGAGTCCCCTCGAAGAAGGTGAAACACCACAGAATTTATCAGGAACTACCAGAAGGCgaaattcaaagaaaaatccATCGATATATGATTGTGTGATATGTGAGAAGAAGTTCACCAGACCTTACAACCTGAGATCGCATTTAAGAACGCACACAAATGAAAGGCCGTTTGTTTGTACTGTTTGCGGTAAAGCATTTGCTAGGGAGCATGATAGAAAACGTCACGAAGACCTCCACACTGGTAAGAAACGCTATATATGTGGTGGTAAACTAAAATCAGGAGAAGCTTGGGGTTGTGGTAAGAAATTTGCAAGAAGTGATGCTTTGGGCAGGCATTTCAAAACCGAAAGTGGTAAAAAATGTATCACTCCATTATACGAAGAAGCCGcaagagaaagagaaacCGCAAACAACTCTTCGAACTAAGCTCACTTTGTTCTAACATAATATAGTAGCAAACATATGtatatgttattatttatcattcTGTATAAGTAATATGTTGTAATAGTATTTTATAATGCAAATACTCATCATAGCGATGACTTTAATTTCCTACCTGGTCATATTCTCTCTCTACAAGAGCCCACTACTGCGCGCAAAAActcaataatatataccTTTATGATAAAAGTAATGGTTTTAAAACTAAACAATACAATAAGTGAACTGATACAATTGCAGAATACCAGAGACACCCATTAAGATACACCGTTATACCATGAGTTCTGGAGAAACTGTTAAAAATGACCTTAACGATCTATTaatgaatgaaaataaaaaaagaatagaAAAACTATTTGAAAACAATTCAGCTACGCctattaaaatatcttcaatTGTTGTGCATAACTCTGAACATGTTCGTagtgaaatattaaaattatatctaGATGCTACTTTATCAAATGCATTCACTTTTAAAGAATTGTGTGAAAGTGCTGATGATTTagcaaaaaaattgattcaaCATGGTTTAGTcgaaaatatttcaaatacaTTCGATACACAAGGTATATCAAGACATAACTTAATTGCTTCCACTTATCCAAGTACACTTTATGATTCCTCAAATATTCCAACAAAAGTCTCAGTTATCGATATAACTTCTAAGATTAAACTTATACCATTAAAGAAGTTTATGGCTAAGACGGGTACGAATATTGGTAATGGAGAAGGTGATGGTTATTTACAATTCCAATTAAGAAACATCTTTGGCGGAGGTGAGAGGCTAAATCTTGATATAACTAAAGGTACAAAAACACATTCATCGTATTTGCTAAACTACACACAACCAGTAAATCCTACTTGGATATGGGATACCATactttatcaaaataacAGGCAATTAGGATCTTCAATTGACATGATTGTCGGAGGTCTACGTAGTAGCATAAAGGGTAAAACTGGTATTCATGACTATGTAAATCATGAGTTTTATATCGAAGGCCTACTTAGAGAAACAAAAATCATTTCTAGTAATTGCTCAAACACCCTACTATTTCAAGCCGGTAATGATcaaaaagtttcaattgGTCATTCCATAGCATGGGACACAAGAGATAATCACATAATACCAACATATGGGTCGTTTTTGAAAGTATTTAACGAAGTTGCCCTGAACAGATATTTAAAGTCCCAAATTGAAGTCAATACAGCAATGAgctttttgaaaaattccTTGATAACAGTTAATGGAACAATGAGATTAGGATATATTAGTAACATTTCTTCTACTTTGAGACCATTGCATATTGGAGATAGATTTCAGCTAGGTGGTGGAAATGATGTACGTAGTTTCCAACCAATGGGTTTGGGAccaaaagatatttatgATTCGATCGGTGGTAATTCCTATACAGCATACGGAATAAGTGTCTTTACTGCTCTCCCATTCAAAAGCTTGATGACTTCTAACTTTAAAATACATACCTTTATTAATGGAGGTAAATTAATAAACCataattcttctaatgGAACATTTACGGATGCTGTAAAAGATTTAATCAAGGAAAATTCTTTGTCTACTGGTGTTGGTATCATTTTTAAGCATCCAGTAGCAAGGTTCGAATTAAATTTCACACTTCCATTAATCACTCATAAAAGTGATATGGTCAGAAAGGGCTTCCAATATGGTATTGGAATTTCATtcttgtaaataaataaatgatatacAGGCAGATTTCTGATAGATGTTTAGTTGCGCCATTTCATGTACCCAACATGAGCTGTAATCAGTCAAacttaaatttataatgttATAGAACTTTACAGCTATTAAGCATAGACTATATAATGTTATATACATTCAATGATATTAGTTCGAGTTCATTTAGTTATATATGTTCATAAATGTTGTTGCCCAGCAATCCACTTGTTGTGCGATTCAATGACAGCAGGGAtaattaattcttcaatatgTTGATTAGGGTTTtgtaattcaattgatgtGCCATCTAGATTATCTGGTGTAACAAATAcaacttttttatttcttgttTGAAGTAAGTTACCGATCACCAATTGATGGTTATATCTCTCTAAAGCATATCTACATTTCTTAAGAAGAAGGTTTTCATCAGTTTccaatttaaaagaaacgATCATTGCCTGCTTGGCCCACGATTCAACTAGTCTTCTTAAAAACTTTGGTACTGGATCTAGATTAATTATCAGCTTCCCATCAGGTGTTGTAGATGAGTTTGATTCTTCTTGTTTGTCATCAGAAACGTTATAGTCTCGAGATTGAATTTTATGTTTCGGTAACTTTGCATATGGAACAAAGAAGTCACTGACAGCAGCTGCCAAATAAAATAAGCAACCTTCGGAGTTTAGCAATTTTGCCAAGCTCTTCAAAGACcataaatattgatttacTGTAGTGAACGGCAACAATAACAGCTTTCTTTCTTCATAAATGTATTTGTCATAAAGTCTTTTATTCTCTAACACCTTATCCTTAAATTCATCTTTAAAAGTACCATCCTTATTAATATGGTCTAAGAAGAGTGTGTTTAGGTTATGAGTAAATGATCTATTGTAAGGAGTCAAGGAGAATTCTCTATGTAGGAACAACACACTATAACCATTCTTTAGGAATTCTTCAGCACTAGCAGCTCCTCTTGTCCCAGCGGAGAAGTTGTCAATGAATCTAACTGTGTTATTTTCCAATGGGACAATTGTACCACCTGAAGTGATCAAAACGATCTTACGGTTTCCATTTTTATGTTGATAGTCAATAAATTCCTTTGCATCAGAGATCAAATCCTCGATATAATCAGGTTTTGGGTTTGtctgaaaataattatcttcatcattataGTCCTTTGGAACCGGAAAGAATTCAtctgatattttattattgatcGCTGACTTCAACTCAACTGTTGAAGTATGAATGATGTGACCTCGTGGAACCATATTTATCgtaatttatattatcacTGTGAAGCACTGCCTGTGATGGATATTTAACAGCCTCTTATAAGTAATTATCTGACCAAAAGTTATCAACCATCAAGTTCAAACCTACTGATTAAgctaatatataaatatatatataataatatattgttcGTTATTATTGAACCCAATATATCCATCCTAattcaaatgaatattaatTAGAGGTCATTCGTCAATTGTTCATTAAACCGATAATATTCCTACCGTTAAATTTTAGAAGTTGTGGTTTCTTACGATAAAATCCAACTTTAAAGCTGTATAATAAACTGAAAACCTACAGCGATTAAGAAAGTCTCTTAGAGACCCACATATAATTAAACAATGACAAGACCATTGATTCTTAGTCAAGTTAGACCCTAACTTCTATAGAGATGCCCAGTGTTATCCACTTAGTAATATTCTGTTACGTTTTCACTTTCCAAGACAAtcatttcaaatatataaactataTACAATATTAAGTAATCTACTCATCCAGTTTCAACTCATCATAATCTAATTCCAATATTGACTCAACTTACTTCGAATTCCAGttctttaaatgaaaaaggTTCTTGTCATTTATAACTCCATCCTCTTCTCGAGATAGGTTTGTTCTCTTGTTTGGAAAAGTTTCAGCTCATCGCCAcaacattgaaaaatttataatatcgaaaatttattcaaaagagATAATACAATTATTGTGAAAGTAACCAATTATGATTCAAGATAGTCGTGATATTAGTAACTCTTTAAATAGTTTTTAGAATTGAAGGTTATACAGTTCAAAGATCAATTCTTTTTAGtttgttttgaaaaagcattcattaatatattaagtGAGAAAGGAGAGTCAGATAGATATCTATATTTACCTTATTTTCAGTGcgtttaataataactatttggaaaaaaggtttaaataatatttgatattgtagattcatttttatattttgcatGTTTTCTTTAATCACTAGATACATTTACTTATTGGACCATTGCATTTTTACCACGTTCCCTTTTCTGAAGAACCCAACATTTCAAAGTAACGTTcgatttttattttttaccTCAGTGATCTATATTTTATACAGTAAACGACACTACATTATGAACAACTTGTCGAGTATCAGGAATAATTCGACTCTGAACCGTTTCCTGCCAAGTTACAATTCTATGGATGATACCATTTTGAAAAGAGGTGGTCATATTGCTGGTCTAGTCAATGACGGTAATACGTGTTTCATGAACTCTGTGTTGCAATCGTTGGCTTCTTCAAGGACGTTAGTTGAGTTCTTGGATGAAGAGATTGTAAACAGTCAACTGAAAGATGATGAGACAGAGGGTGAGAACGAAAAGGAGGTTGGAGAAGAAGTCCAAGTTAAAGTTCAAAAACtcaacaaaaacaaaaacgGTGGCAAACGTAAGAAGAAGTTGCAAAAGCAGAAAGATCAAGAAGATCTGGAAAAAACAGAGGAATCTACTGAGAAGGATGTTGCATTCAGTATAGCTTTGAAGGAACTATTAGATAAGTTGAATTTTAAATACTATAGAGATAAACCGTATTTTAAAACGCATAGTCTACTGAAGACAATGTCGAAGGCTCCAAATAAGAATATCATTATGGGATATGATCAAGAAGATGCACAAGAGTTCTTCCAAAGCATCTTGTCAGAATTAGAGAAAAATGTTAAATCTATCTCACCAATTGAGAAAGACGTCAAACCAGTTCCAGAATCCGAGTTACCTGATGGTGCTTTAATTGGCCAGAATGATCTAGGATCTGTAGGCACAGTCTTTATTCCAACAGAACAAATCGATCCAAATTCTATATTAGAGAATAAAGATTCATCCAAATATTACACGCCATTTAGAATGATCACTCCATTGGATGGTATCACTGCTGAAAGAATTGGATGTTTGACTTGTGGTGAAAATGGTGGTATTAGATATTCTATTTCTTCTAGTTTGAGTTTGAATTTaccaaatgaaaatataaactCTCAGGCATTGAAATTATCTAACTTAATGCAAGAATGGATTAAACCAGAAATAATCGAAGGTGTTGAATGTAACAGATGTGCTTTAAATGCTGTTTTAGAGCACTTACAAGACcaattaaaacaattgcAAGAAAAGTCTACTGGTTCAATTCCTGAGAAATTAATTTCTGCTGTAGAGGAGAGAATTTCTATACTTTCAAAAACTTTAAGTAAACCTGTTATCGATGATGAGgattacaaaaaatatcatacTGAAAATATGGTTCGTAAGTGTTCTAAATCTAAACAAATCTTGATTTCAAGACCACCtccattattatcaattcaTATCAATAGATCAGTCTTTGATCCAAATACGTACACgattagaaaaaataattctcGAGTTCTGTTTAAATCAAGGTTCAACTTAGAACCTTGGTGTTgtgatattgatgaaataaACTTAGATGCACGTTTACCAAtgtcaaagaaaaataactTACCTCAAGAATCGAGTGAAGATGAAAACATTGGTGGTGAATACTACGCAAAGTTACATCATAAATTTGAGCAAGAGTTTGAGGATAGTGATGAAGAATCTTATGAAAATGATTCCGATATGCAGTTACGTGGAAGAGATGTGAGTAACTATGACCCATTGCATGGGGAaatagaagaagatgaaagTGTTGATGACGGTGCTGAATACATCGAGGAAACGGATGGTCTAGGTAACACTATTAGAAGAAGAGTCATTGAACAAgaacaaattcaaaaagaGAATGATATTGCCATGGAGTCTGacgaagatgatgaagacTATACGGAAGATCAAGAAAAGGACGACATATTTGACAACAATGACCCAGAAGGCGAACATATAGTGGACACAGAATCCTCAGATGTAGAAAGTGACAGAGTTTCACTTCCTGCACCACCTAGACAATACACATCATTGAGCTCTTCTACAGTTCCAGCTTCTCCATTGACTTATTCTTTGCGTTCTGTTATCGTGCATTATGGTACTCATAACTATGGTCATTATATTGCATTCAGGAGATACAGAGGATGTTGGTGGAGAATATCTGACGAATCCGTATACATTGTCGAAGAAGCTGAAGTTTTATCAACCCCGGGTGTATTCATGTTATTCTATGAGTATGACTACGATGTAGAAACTAAGAAAATGTTTGATGACATTGAATTTGACAAGGAAATCGAGATAGAAGGTTTCGACGACGAAAAACCAGACaatcaaaagaaacaaGAATATGGAAATGAAGCTGTAGCTGAGAATGACATTGACAATGCTCAGATGTGAgtctaaattattatagttTCTTTGCGCTTAGTAGGACCGGAGtttgattcaaatatacatatatacaagTAAAACAACGAATcgataaaataatatatatttctaattACTGATTACCAGTTCTAAACAAAGCTGTGAGTCCCCTGTCtctgtatatatttatgtacGTATACTTGGAAAGATAATTGGTATtctgtttattttttaaactaAAGTCTCATAAGAGTCCTGTCCTTGTGCATGAAACTGTTCGACCCTCTTTCTCTCATTTTCGATTTCTTCTCCTCTCTCCTCTTCAATCAActcatcaatatcaaaatcgAATTCATTTGGATCCTTCTCCCTATCATATTCACCGATAACTCTTCTTTTCAAGCCAGTCTTGGAGTCAACTCGTAAGTTCATTGCCAAATTGGAGGAAAGACATTTAGACTCTTCATTCTTGGAATTACTTTTCAAACTGAAATCAAATgccttcttcttcttcccACTCTTCACGTTCTCTTTCTTAGAGACCTGGAAGTTACCAACACTAGAAAGCATTGGCAAAGCTACCGAAACGATAACAATGATGGACAGCAAAACCAAAAATACTAGGAAATTCATTGTATTTTAAGTGGTATGTTTTGCGAAGCTCACCCTTCCTACAGCCTTCAAAATAGCAACTAAGAATAAATCAACCTTTAAACAACACCTTTAGATATTCCATGGACAATGGAGAACTTAACTGTACTCCCTAAATCATTCAATCATTTGGGCATTTATTGACTTGTCACTGaaactttttcaattgcGAGTTACAGAGCTGGTCGATGAGGCCTAAATCGCGATAGTAAGAACGTTGATATAGAAAAGGATATAGAAAGTAAGAAAATTGAACCGTTTTAAAGGTTAGTGTTATCGTGCTACACATGAATATCATGAGCTCTCTATGGATGGCATCTCTTGAGAGTCGATATATTTACAGTTGTCCCTGTCTATTGGGCTTGTTACAGTCAACTAGGTACCGGAGACAAGAAGTGTGTTAACGGGTGTCTAATGTGTAAACTGTTGGTATTAAATACCAACTAGGCTATAAATGCTAGACGTCACTTACACGATCTGCATCCtattaaaaaaacacaGCACCTCTTGCATTAATAATTGAGTCTTATGCAAGAGGTGGGGGGGATCcaatataataacatgCAATCTGAACATCTGGCgattttcttcaacaatCAGCTTCgaattgaaaattgaaacCTACAGAAATGGAAATCAAGGAGTCTTTAAAGAACAAATTTGATGTTGCTTGACTGAATATTTGACTGTATATAAGATAGTCTGtcaattattatatctAATTTTCTTATGTATATTGTTCTGGATGGTCCATGGTGAATCACAGAACAAAGCACATCATATATACCCGTATACACccttattttattgttagTTTTAGAAGATGACCGACTATAAGAcgtttattattacattaAAGGACTCTGTCCTAGATCTCCACATTGAGCAGTTCAAGAAATCAGTGGAGGATCTAGGTGGTAAAGTCACTCATGAGTTTAAACTCATTAAAGCATTCACTGTACAGATACCAGATTTGCACATAAACAAGTTGACTTCCCTACATAACGACAATATCGCTAGTGTCGAAGAGGACTCTACAGTTCACGCTAACTAGTGATATGTACATACATGCACACACACGcaaatgtttatatattgatatttagGAACTGATATGTATAAATTTAACTAGTTTAATAAACCAATAACATATAATCCATTACCCATCCCTTATAACCTTTATTTACAACTAGTGATCATAACCGCGGTATTATTTTATGCTCCCTGCTGTAAGGACAAGTATGCTATAATgcttttaataattatttaaagaaagagTAACTTGAATGTTTGGAACATTTTAAAGGCTATGAATCATTAATTGCGATTTCCTACGGTTTAAGAATTAAACAAGAGGTGTTTGCATTGTTCTCAGGAAGTTTAACATTTAATACAATCAAAGGATGTCGTATGAACGTGTGAATTACGATCCTACTTTCAAACCGGTTCAAGGTATTTATGAGAATAGATTGAGACAATTCATTAACAATGGCGGTGATTACAAGGACTTGAATCTACCTAAATTCTATGATTATAAAAGAATCTCCCTGGACAGGAATCATGTGAAGGTTTATTGGTATCA
The window above is part of the Tetrapisispora phaffii CBS 4417 chromosome 7, complete genome genome. Proteins encoded here:
- the CRZ1 gene encoding DNA-binding transcription factor CRZ1 (similar to Saccharomyces cerevisiae CRZ1 (YNL027W); ancestral locus Anc_2.303) is translated as MSDKHLNLLDDGQIGDEDMQVFLTELSLPSGPNRQLQLGMESSDANKNMSLDIQTFKNSWNEEQTRYLSPIPQQNCGNGVEGGDNESVYSSSSFVNNNGTENNLVPLSPAVSYLTTGEEEHDDLSSIYSGSSNNLFPVDSHGFKHATGLEDIDLLMMGIKDSVGNEFENTALFDVPVGTQHTHINEGLASSGNTTPFTPTIGLNDFIDSSIPQEINHILDDGLTSPAGLSVPIINIEGNNEPSLGFNDNPASFQSSNTNIYNVTPQINSNKLVVTVDDGKSSLLTDMSNDLDKVHNEMRQGRQLKGRRSISRRSSRTRSISPESKARSLSANRDKLLEMADLLPDSPPVLNSQSKNTMLSFNANVKQEFPSDLNTQGKLESAENSFLSAEPKSPLEEGETPQNLSGTTRRRNSKKNPSIYDCVICEKKFTRPYNLRSHLRTHTNERPFVCTVCGKAFAREHDRKRHEDLHTGKKRYICGGKLKSGEAWGCGKKFARSDALGRHFKTESGKKCITPLYEEAARERETANNSSN
- the SAM50 gene encoding SAM complex subunit SAM50 (similar to Saccharomyces cerevisiae SAM50 (YNL026W); ancestral locus Anc_2.304), which gives rise to MSSGETVKNDLNDLLMNENKKRIEKLFENNSATPIKISSIVVHNSEHVRSEILKLYLDATLSNAFTFKELCESADDLAKKLIQHGLVENISNTFDTQGISRHNLIASTYPSTLYDSSNIPTKVSVIDITSKIKLIPLKKFMAKTGTNIGNGEGDGYLQFQLRNIFGGGERLNLDITKGTKTHSSYLLNYTQPVNPTWIWDTILYQNNRQLGSSIDMIVGGLRSSIKGKTGIHDYVNHEFYIEGLLRETKIISSNCSNTLLFQAGNDQKVSIGHSIAWDTRDNHIIPTYGSFLKVFNEVALNRYLKSQIEVNTAMSFLKNSLITVNGTMRLGYISNISSTLRPLHIGDRFQLGGGNDVRSFQPMGLGPKDIYDSIGGNSYTAYGISVFTALPFKSLMTSNFKIHTFINGGKLINHNSSNGTFTDAVKDLIKENSLSTGVGIIFKHPVARFELNFTLPLITHKSDMVRKGFQYGIGISFL
- the CAB2 gene encoding phosphopantothenate--cysteine ligase CAB2 (similar to Saccharomyces cerevisiae YIL083C; ancestral locus Anc_2.305); the protein is MVPRGHIIHTSTVELKSAINNKISDEFFPVPKDYNDEDNYFQTNPKPDYIEDLISDAKEFIDYQHKNGNRKIVLITSGGTIVPLENNTVRFIDNFSAGTRGAASAEEFLKNGYSVLFLHREFSLTPYNRSFTHNLNTLFLDHINKDGTFKDEFKDKVLENKRLYDKYIYEERKLLLLPFTTVNQYLWSLKSLAKLLNSEGCLFYLAAAVSDFFVPYAKLPKHKIQSRDYNVSDDKQEESNSSTTPDGKLIINLDPVPKFLRRLVESWAKQAMIVSFKLETDENLLLKKCRYALERYNHQLVIGNLLQTRNKKVVFVTPDNLDGTSIELQNPNQHIEELIIPAVIESHNKWIAGQQHL
- the UBP1 gene encoding ubiquitin-specific protease UBP1 (similar to Saccharomyces cerevisiae UBP1 (YDL122W); ancestral locus Anc_2.307) — its product is MFSLITRYIYLLDHCIFTTFPFLKNPTFQSNVRFLFFTSVIYILYSKRHYIMNNLSSIRNNSTLNRFLPSYNSMDDTILKRGGHIAGLVNDGNTCFMNSVLQSLASSRTLVEFLDEEIVNSQLKDDETEGENEKEVGEEVQVKVQKLNKNKNGGKRKKKLQKQKDQEDLEKTEESTEKDVAFSIALKELLDKLNFKYYRDKPYFKTHSLLKTMSKAPNKNIIMGYDQEDAQEFFQSILSELEKNVKSISPIEKDVKPVPESELPDGALIGQNDLGSVGTVFIPTEQIDPNSILENKDSSKYYTPFRMITPLDGITAERIGCLTCGENGGIRYSISSSLSLNLPNENINSQALKLSNLMQEWIKPEIIEGVECNRCALNAVLEHLQDQLKQLQEKSTGSIPEKLISAVEERISILSKTLSKPVIDDEDYKKYHTENMVRKCSKSKQILISRPPPLLSIHINRSVFDPNTYTIRKNNSRVLFKSRFNLEPWCCDIDEINLDARLPMSKKNNLPQESSEDENIGGEYYAKLHHKFEQEFEDSDEESYENDSDMQLRGRDVSNYDPLHGEIEEDESVDDGAEYIEETDGLGNTIRRRVIEQEQIQKENDIAMESDEDDEDYTEDQEKDDIFDNNDPEGEHIVDTESSDVESDRVSLPAPPRQYTSLSSSTVPASPLTYSLRSVIVHYGTHNYGHYIAFRRYRGCWWRISDESVYIVEEAEVLSTPGVFMLFYEYDYDVETKKMFDDIEFDKEIEIEGFDDEKPDNQKKQEYGNEAVAENDIDNAQM
- the EXP1 gene encoding Exp1p (similar to Saccharomyces cerevisiae YDL121C; ancestral locus Anc_2.308) — translated: MNFLVFLVLLSIIVIVSVALPMLSSVGNFQVSKKENVKSGKKKKAFDFSLKSNSKNEESKCLSSNLAMNLRVDSKTGLKRRVIGEYDREKDPNEFDFDIDELIEEERGEEIENERKRVEQFHAQGQDSYETLV
- the PBI2 gene encoding Pbi2p (similar to Saccharomyces cerevisiae PBI2 (YNL015W); ancestral locus Anc_2.310); this encodes MTDYKTFIITLKDSVLDLHIEQFKKSVEDLGGKVTHEFKLIKAFTVQIPDLHINKLTSLHNDNIASVEEDSTVHAN